In the genome of Podarcis raffonei isolate rPodRaf1 chromosome 17, rPodRaf1.pri, whole genome shotgun sequence, one region contains:
- the RPS6 gene encoding 40S ribosomal protein S6: MKLNISFPATGCQKLIEVDDERKLRTFYEKRMTTEVSADALGEEWKGYVVRISGGNDKQGFPMKQGVLTHGRVRLLLSKGHSCYRPRRTGERKRKSVRGCIVDANLSVLNLVIVKKGEKDIPGLTDTTVPRRLGPKRASRIRKLFNLSKEDDVRQYVVRKPLNKEGKKPRTKAPKIQRLVTPRVLQHKRRRIALKKQRTQKNKDEAAEYAKLLAKRMKEAKEKRQEQIAKRRRLSSLRASTSKSESSQK; this comes from the exons ATGAAG CTGAACATCTCCTTCCCAGCCACCGGCTGCCAAAAACTCATCGAAGTGGACGATGAGCGCAAGCTGCGCACCTTCTACGAGAAGCGCATGACCACGGAAGTCTCCGCGGATGCTCTTGGCGAGGAGTGGAAG GGATACGTTGTCCGCATCAGCGGTGGCAATGACAAGCAAGGCTTCCCCATGAAGCAGGGGGTCCTGACTCACGGACGTGTCCGTCTGCTTCTCAGCAAGGGCCACTCATGTTACCGCCCTAGAAGGACTGGAGAAAGGAAGCGCAAATCTGTTCGGGGTTGCATTGTTGATGCCAATTTAAGTGTCTTGAATTTGGTCATTGTAAAGAAAG GTGAGAAAGATATTCCTGGACTGACTGACACCACTGTGCCTCGCCGGCTTGGTCCCAAGAGGGCTAGCAGGATCCGAAAGCTGTTCAACCTCTCCAAAGAAGATGACGTCCGTCAGTATGTTGTGAGAAAGCCATTGAACAAGGAAG GCAAGAAGCCCAGGACCAAAGCACCCAAGATTCAGCGCTTGGTGACTCCCAGGGTCCTGCAACACAAGCGCAGGCGTATTGCTCTGAAGAAGCAGCGTACCCAAAAGAACAAGGACGAAGCTGCAGAATATGCCAAGCTTCTGGCTAAAAGAATGAAG gaggcAAAGGAAAAACGACAAGAGCAAATAGCCAAGAGGCGTAGACTTTCTTCTCTGAGAGCCTCCACATCTAAATCCGAATCAAGCCAGAAGTAA